One window from the genome of Metabacillus flavus encodes:
- a CDS encoding YlqD family protein, which translates to MKIMQTVSVMQVLTENSKNKLLDGFNSNREQLLRECDQLYFQLKKLEKTNISIEMRQQYKKEIEKRKDKIKMVDFQIDQLNTLPLGSELKEKEVQAIVELEEGDSWTSSINERSIIVTDGIITEIR; encoded by the coding sequence GTGAAGATCATGCAGACGGTATCAGTTATGCAGGTTTTGACAGAGAATAGTAAAAACAAATTGCTGGACGGGTTTAATTCAAATCGGGAGCAGCTGCTAAGAGAGTGCGATCAGTTGTACTTTCAATTGAAAAAACTTGAGAAAACCAACATAAGCATTGAAATGCGCCAGCAATATAAGAAAGAAATAGAAAAGCGCAAGGACAAAATAAAGATGGTTGACTTTCAAATTGATCAGCTAAACACCCTGCCGCTAGGCAGTGAGCTGAAAGAAAAAGAGGTACAGGCAATCGTGGAGCTTGAAGAAGGTGATTCCTGGACAAGCTCAATCAATGAAAGAAGCATTATCGTAACAGATGGTATCATTACTGAAATACGCTGA
- a CDS encoding KH domain-containing protein, which yields MIGLIETIVKPLVDDPDAVSVEEEVQSKVIVYRLTVSRDDVGKVIGKQGRIARAVRSVVYAAGTRSSKRIQLEIND from the coding sequence ATGATCGGGTTAATCGAAACAATTGTTAAACCCCTTGTAGATGATCCGGACGCGGTTTCGGTTGAAGAGGAAGTCCAGAGCAAGGTTATTGTGTACCGGCTCACCGTCAGCCGGGATGACGTCGGAAAAGTCATTGGCAAGCAGGGAAGAATTGCAAGAGCGGTTCGTTCCGTTGTGTATGCAGCGGGGACAAGGTCCTCTAAACGAATTCAGCTTGAAATAAACGATTAA
- the ylqF gene encoding ribosome biogenesis GTPase YlqF: MAIQWFPGHMAKARRQVTEKLKLIDIVYELVDARLPLSSRNPMIDEIVSVKPRIILLNKADMADPRITKEWLSYFKEKGMHALPLDAQSGKGLKEILPLSKLVLKEKLDRLEAKGVRPRAIRALIIGIPNVGKSTLINRLAKKNMAKTGDRPGVTTAQQWVKVGKEIELLDTPGILWPKFEDQLVGYKLAVTGAIKDTILNLQDITVYALNFLRENYPERLKERYGLEEIPEEIVPLFDEIANRRGCMMSGGMVDYDKTSELVLREIRSEKLGALSFERPGEEI, from the coding sequence ATGGCTATACAATGGTTTCCCGGCCATATGGCGAAAGCCAGAAGGCAGGTAACAGAAAAACTGAAGCTGATTGATATTGTATATGAATTGGTGGATGCTAGGCTGCCTCTTTCGTCAAGAAATCCGATGATTGATGAAATTGTTTCAGTCAAACCTCGGATTATTCTGCTGAACAAAGCAGATATGGCGGACCCTAGAATAACGAAGGAATGGCTAAGCTATTTTAAAGAAAAAGGAATGCATGCCCTTCCCCTGGATGCTCAGTCCGGAAAGGGACTTAAAGAAATTCTCCCGCTTTCCAAGCTTGTTTTAAAGGAGAAGCTGGACCGGCTTGAAGCGAAAGGAGTCCGGCCGCGCGCCATCAGAGCTCTCATTATCGGAATTCCGAATGTAGGAAAATCTACGCTGATTAACAGACTGGCTAAGAAAAATATGGCCAAAACAGGAGATCGTCCTGGTGTCACAACTGCCCAGCAATGGGTAAAGGTTGGCAAGGAAATCGAACTGCTCGATACACCGGGGATTTTATGGCCGAAATTCGAGGATCAGCTTGTCGGATATAAGCTTGCGGTTACGGGAGCAATCAAGGATACCATTTTAAATTTGCAGGATATTACGGTTTATGCCCTGAATTTTCTAAGAGAAAATTACCCTGAGCGGCTTAAGGAGCGCTACGGGCTTGAGGAAATACCGGAAGAAATCGTCCCGCTTTTTGATGAAATCGCCAATCGCAGAGGCTGTATGATGAGCGGCGGCATGGTGGACTACGACAAAACTTCAGAGCTCGTATTGCGTGAAATCCGTTCTGAAAAATTAGGTGCTCTGTCTTTCGAAAGACCAGGAGAAGAGATATGA
- the ffh gene encoding signal recognition particle protein, giving the protein MAFEGLADRLQQTITKIRGKGKVSEADVKEMMREVRLALLEADVNFKVVKDFVKRVSERAVGQEVMQSLTPGQQVIKVVKEELTALMGGEQSKIAVAKKPPTVIMMVGLQGAGKTTTTGKLANLLRKKQNRKPLLVAADIYRPAAIKQLETLGKQLNMDVFSLGDQISPVEIAKQAIAHAKQEHHDYVLIDTAGRLHVDENLMDELTQVKELANPDEIFLVVDAMTGQDAVNVAQSFNERLGLTGVVLTKLDGDTRGGAALSIRAVTETPIKYVGLGEKLDAIEAFHPERMASRILGMGDVLTLIEKAQANVDEDKAKELEQKMRTASFTFDDFLEQLGQVRSMGPLDELLGMIPGAGKMKGLKNVQVDEKQIGHVEAIIKSMTKEEKQHPEVINAGRRKRIAKGSGTSVPEVNRLLKQFEDMKKMMKQMTSMSKGKRKGGMKFPFM; this is encoded by the coding sequence ATGGCTTTCGAAGGATTGGCCGACCGGCTTCAGCAGACCATAACGAAGATTCGCGGCAAAGGGAAAGTTTCCGAGGCCGATGTAAAAGAAATGATGCGGGAAGTCCGTCTTGCTCTGCTTGAAGCGGATGTTAATTTCAAGGTCGTTAAAGACTTTGTCAAACGCGTAAGCGAGCGGGCTGTAGGCCAGGAGGTCATGCAGAGTCTTACTCCCGGACAGCAGGTCATTAAAGTCGTTAAGGAAGAATTAACGGCATTGATGGGCGGAGAGCAAAGCAAAATTGCTGTTGCGAAAAAGCCGCCTACCGTCATTATGATGGTAGGTCTGCAAGGGGCAGGTAAGACAACGACGACAGGTAAGCTTGCTAATCTTCTTAGGAAGAAGCAAAACCGCAAACCGCTTTTGGTCGCTGCAGATATATACCGTCCGGCTGCAATTAAACAGCTGGAAACCCTTGGTAAACAGCTGAATATGGATGTTTTTTCACTTGGAGATCAGATTAGTCCTGTTGAAATTGCCAAGCAGGCAATCGCTCATGCGAAGCAGGAGCATCATGATTATGTGCTGATTGATACAGCCGGCCGTCTTCATGTTGACGAAAATCTGATGGATGAACTGACTCAGGTAAAAGAACTGGCAAATCCGGATGAAATTTTTCTTGTGGTTGATGCCATGACCGGACAGGATGCTGTGAATGTTGCCCAAAGCTTTAACGAGCGCCTCGGACTTACCGGAGTTGTGCTCACGAAGCTTGACGGCGATACGCGCGGCGGAGCTGCCCTTTCCATTCGTGCTGTAACCGAAACGCCTATTAAATATGTAGGTCTCGGTGAAAAGCTCGATGCGATTGAGGCGTTTCACCCTGAACGGATGGCTTCAAGGATCCTTGGAATGGGGGATGTTCTCACCCTGATTGAAAAGGCTCAGGCCAATGTCGATGAAGACAAGGCAAAAGAGCTTGAACAGAAAATGAGAACGGCGAGCTTTACGTTTGATGATTTCCTTGAACAGCTTGGGCAGGTCCGGAGCATGGGACCGCTTGATGAACTGCTTGGAATGATTCCAGGTGCCGGAAAGATGAAGGGACTTAAGAACGTTCAGGTCGATGAAAAGCAAATTGGTCATGTTGAGGCGATCATCAAGTCCATGACAAAGGAAGAAAAGCAGCATCCGGAGGTCATCAATGCCGGACGCAGGAAACGGATTGCGAAGGGAAGCGGCACATCGGTTCCTGAAGTAAACCGACTGCTTAAGCAATTTGAAGACATGAAAAAGATGATGAAGCAGATGACAAGCATGTCTAAAGGCAAGAGAAAAGGCGGCATGAAGTTTCCATTCATGTAA
- the rplS gene encoding 50S ribosomal protein L19, producing the protein MQKLIEEITKEQLKTDLPAFRPGDTVRVHVKVVEGTRERIQLFEGVVIKRRGGGISETFTVRKVSYGVGVERTFPVHTPKIANLEIVRRGKVRRAKLYYLRELRGKKARIKEIR; encoded by the coding sequence ATGCAAAAACTAATTGAAGAAATCACAAAAGAACAGCTTAAAACTGATCTTCCGGCGTTCCGTCCTGGTGACACTGTACGTGTACACGTTAAGGTTGTTGAGGGAACACGTGAACGTATCCAGCTTTTTGAAGGTGTTGTGATTAAGCGTCGTGGTGGTGGAATCAGCGAAACATTCACAGTCCGTAAAGTTTCTTACGGTGTTGGTGTTGAGCGTACATTCCCGGTACACACGCCTAAAATCGCTAATCTTGAAATCGTTCGCCGCGGTAAAGTACGCCGTGCGAAGCTTTACTACTTGCGTGAATTGCGTGGTAAGAAAGCCCGTATTAAAGAAATCCGATAA
- the lepB gene encoding signal peptidase I, which translates to MTKERKEIFEWLKAIGLAIIIAFIIRHFLFSTVVVDGESMLPTLNSYDRMIVNKAGFSLAGPKRFDIVVFHASEDEDYIKRIIGLPGDSVEYKYDQLYINGRPVDEPYLKEYKSELIDPPLTENFTLEEITGRKKVPKGQVFVMGDNRRISKDSRHIGTVPVSEIMGEAKVVYWPLPDMRIVK; encoded by the coding sequence TTGACTAAAGAAAGAAAAGAAATTTTTGAATGGCTCAAAGCAATTGGACTGGCCATTATCATCGCATTTATCATTCGTCATTTTCTATTTTCCACGGTTGTAGTGGATGGAGAATCGATGCTCCCGACTCTTAACTCGTATGACAGGATGATTGTCAACAAGGCGGGCTTTTCCCTTGCAGGTCCTAAGAGATTTGACATTGTTGTGTTTCATGCCTCAGAGGATGAGGATTATATTAAAAGGATTATCGGACTTCCAGGAGATAGTGTTGAATATAAGTATGATCAGCTCTACATAAATGGCAGGCCGGTTGATGAGCCCTATTTGAAAGAGTATAAAAGTGAGCTGATTGATCCGCCTCTGACAGAGAATTTTACTCTGGAAGAAATAACAGGACGCAAAAAGGTGCCGAAAGGGCAAGTCTTTGTAATGGGGGACAACCGAAGGATCAGCAAAGACAGCCGTCATATCGGCACAGTGCCGGTGTCAGAGATCATGGGAGAGGCAAAGGTTGTTTACTGGCCGCTGCCTGATATGCGTATTGTGAAGTAA
- the rimM gene encoding ribosome maturation factor RimM (Essential for efficient processing of 16S rRNA): MEGKWFNVGKIVNTHGIRGEVRVISVTDFADERYQPGKKIFIFGEQGAKHKEVEIESHRKHKNFDLLTFKGHPNINDVEGYKGMVIRIPESELSELNENEFYFHEIIDCVVFTDDGKEIGKVKEILTPGANDVWVIKRPRKKDLLIPYIKQVVKEINPSEKKIIITPMEGLIDDED; the protein is encoded by the coding sequence ATGGAAGGTAAATGGTTTAACGTTGGTAAAATTGTGAATACCCATGGAATCCGCGGAGAAGTGAGAGTCATTTCTGTCACAGATTTTGCAGATGAACGCTACCAGCCGGGGAAGAAGATTTTTATTTTCGGCGAGCAAGGCGCCAAGCATAAAGAGGTTGAAATTGAAAGTCACCGCAAGCATAAAAACTTCGACTTGCTGACGTTTAAAGGCCATCCGAATATAAACGATGTAGAAGGCTATAAAGGTATGGTGATCCGGATTCCAGAATCTGAACTGTCAGAGCTTAATGAGAATGAATTCTATTTTCATGAAATCATTGATTGCGTCGTGTTTACGGATGATGGAAAAGAGATTGGCAAAGTAAAAGAAATCCTTACTCCTGGAGCAAATGATGTGTGGGTTATAAAAAGACCCCGCAAAAAAGATTTGCTGATTCCATATATTAAACAAGTCGTTAAAGAAATTAACCCTTCTGAAAAGAAAATTATCATCACACCGATGGAAGGTCTGATTGATGATGAGGATTGA
- the trmD gene encoding tRNA (guanosine(37)-N1)-methyltransferase TrmD: MRIDFLSIFPEMFEGVLHHSIMKKAQEKDAVKFNVINFRDYADNKHQTVDDYPYGGGAGMVLKPQPIFDAVQAIKDASAAEPRVILVCPQGERFNQQKAEELAEAEHLVFICGHYEGYDERIREHLVTDEISIGDFVLTGGELPSMTIADSVVRLLPGVLGNEDSPVLDSFSSGLLEHPHYTRPADFRGMKVPDTLISGNHKLIDEWREEESLKRTFERRPDLLDTYDLSEKQQKYIEKLKKR; the protein is encoded by the coding sequence ATGAGGATTGATTTTCTGTCTATTTTTCCTGAAATGTTTGAAGGTGTGCTCCATCACTCCATCATGAAAAAGGCGCAGGAAAAAGATGCAGTAAAATTTAACGTGATTAATTTCAGGGATTATGCAGACAACAAGCATCAAACGGTGGATGATTATCCGTACGGCGGAGGTGCAGGGATGGTTCTGAAGCCGCAGCCGATTTTTGACGCGGTGCAGGCCATTAAAGACGCGTCCGCAGCCGAACCAAGGGTTATTCTTGTCTGCCCGCAGGGGGAGCGGTTTAATCAGCAGAAAGCAGAAGAATTGGCTGAAGCGGAACACCTTGTCTTTATTTGCGGGCATTACGAGGGCTATGATGAGCGGATCCGGGAGCATCTTGTAACAGATGAGATTTCAATCGGCGATTTTGTCCTCACCGGAGGAGAACTTCCATCCATGACAATCGCTGACAGCGTTGTCCGTCTGCTGCCGGGAGTTTTAGGCAATGAGGATTCCCCTGTCCTTGATTCATTCAGCTCAGGCCTGCTTGAGCACCCGCATTACACGCGTCCGGCGGATTTCAGAGGAATGAAAGTTCCGGATACTCTCATATCAGGCAATCATAAGCTGATTGATGAATGGCGGGAAGAAGAATCCCTGAAGCGGACCTTCGAAAGAAGACCTGATTTGCTTGACACCTACGACTTATCAGAGAAGCAGCAGAAATATATAGAAAAGCTTAAAAAACGCTGA
- the smc gene encoding chromosome segregation protein SMC: MFLKRLDIAGFKSFADRASVDFVKGVTAVVGPNGSGKSNITDAVRWVLGEQSAKSLRGGKMEDIIFAGSDSRKGLNLAEVTLTLDNEDHFLPIDYHEVSITRKVFRSGESEYYINNQSCRLKDIVDLFMDSGLGKEAFSIISQGKVEEILSSKAEERRSIFEEAAGVLKYKSRKKKAEHKLTETHDNLNRVQDILHELEGQVEPLKVQASIAKDYLEKKEELEQIEVALTVHDIEELHQKWTSLTKTAEDGKEKEAELAASVQKQEKAISDSRSRVSELDGTLDSLQQILLQTSEELEKLEGKKEVLKERRKNAQANRGQLEQLIGELSGKIEILAKDRDAEAEKVALLSAEMKEAKRLVKEKQSLLDAQNGNIGHEIEQLKSEYFDVLNQQTSAKNETAYITEQLRQQSVKNERLSGSNSKYLQERRLLTEEKEKLQKEFASAEVKMNAQAAAFREALKRLETDRESYSKKESALYKAYQFLQQIRSRKEMLEAMQEDYSGFFQGVKEILKARDRFSGIHGAIAELLKTEKEYETAIEIALGAASQHIVTEDEKIARSGIAYLKQNSFGRATFLPLSVMKSRKISNADKMKLSEHSSFVGIASELSIYDSRYTAVMENLLGAVIVARDLKGANELSRILQFRYRIVTLEGDVVNPGGSMTGGAVKQKTGSLLSRNRELEAISVQLKEMETKTDELERDVKKRKALLQEQEQQIEELRKAGDMLRVSLNNVQTAVKEAEWKEKNVNDHLSIYDAEKESFDQEQQKNEARLTELKGLIEKTADKLQQMDEEISKLSSLKNTQQESRAGLQQELTELKIILAGKQQSFENVSEKAGRLKEEHIESARRLKEAEEDLSLLTTEVSSNTSGEQTLANASAEKLNEKNKTIEMIAEKRSERSNLQQKLENMEHELKESSRIHKQMSDWIKDEELKITRLDIELDNKLNHLRQEYLLTFERAKERYELLLEPEEARRKVKLIKRGIEELGTVNLGAIDEYERVSERYQFLHDQREDLLEAKNTLHQVIDEMDGEMKRRFSATFEQIRSHFESVFQALFGGGRAELRLSDPEDLLNTGVDIVAQPPGKKLQNLSLLSGGERALTAIALLFSILKVRPVPFCILDEVEAALDEANVYRFAQYLKQFSEQTQFIVITHRKGTMEECDVLYGVTMQESGISKLVSVRLEDSKEFATTK; the protein is encoded by the coding sequence ATGTTCCTCAAACGATTGGACATAGCAGGATTTAAATCTTTTGCAGATCGGGCAAGTGTTGATTTTGTAAAAGGGGTTACGGCAGTTGTCGGGCCGAATGGAAGCGGGAAAAGCAATATTACTGATGCCGTCCGCTGGGTACTGGGTGAGCAGTCCGCAAAATCACTGCGCGGCGGTAAAATGGAGGACATTATTTTTGCCGGGAGCGATTCCAGAAAAGGCCTGAATCTTGCCGAAGTTACACTCACCCTTGATAATGAAGATCATTTTCTGCCAATTGATTATCACGAAGTGAGTATTACAAGGAAAGTGTTCCGTTCCGGAGAAAGTGAATATTATATTAATAATCAGTCCTGCCGCTTGAAAGATATTGTGGATTTATTTATGGATTCAGGGCTAGGGAAAGAAGCCTTCTCGATTATCAGCCAAGGGAAGGTAGAAGAAATTCTGAGCAGCAAAGCAGAAGAACGGCGAAGCATTTTTGAAGAAGCTGCCGGGGTGCTGAAATATAAATCAAGAAAAAAGAAAGCCGAACATAAATTGACAGAAACGCATGATAACCTGAACCGCGTCCAGGACATTCTACACGAACTGGAAGGACAGGTGGAGCCACTAAAGGTTCAGGCATCGATAGCGAAAGATTACTTGGAAAAGAAGGAGGAGCTTGAGCAGATTGAGGTAGCCTTGACGGTACATGATATCGAGGAGCTCCATCAGAAATGGACAAGCTTAACCAAAACGGCGGAAGACGGCAAGGAGAAAGAAGCTGAGCTTGCAGCTTCCGTTCAAAAACAGGAAAAGGCTATCAGTGATTCCCGCAGCAGGGTTTCCGAACTGGATGGGACTCTTGACAGTCTTCAGCAAATTCTCCTTCAAACGAGCGAAGAGCTTGAAAAACTGGAGGGGAAAAAAGAAGTATTAAAAGAGAGAAGAAAAAATGCTCAAGCGAACCGCGGCCAGCTCGAACAGCTTATTGGAGAGCTGAGCGGAAAAATTGAAATTCTTGCGAAAGACCGTGATGCGGAAGCGGAAAAAGTAGCACTTCTTTCTGCTGAAATGAAAGAAGCAAAGCGGCTTGTGAAAGAAAAGCAAAGCCTTCTCGATGCTCAAAACGGAAACATCGGCCATGAGATCGAACAGCTTAAAAGCGAGTACTTCGATGTACTGAATCAGCAGACATCTGCGAAAAATGAGACAGCTTACATAACAGAGCAGCTAAGACAGCAGTCTGTGAAGAACGAGAGGCTTTCCGGCAGCAACAGCAAGTATCTGCAGGAGCGCCGCCTCTTAACTGAAGAAAAAGAAAAACTGCAAAAAGAATTTGCTTCGGCGGAAGTGAAAATGAATGCGCAGGCTGCGGCTTTCCGCGAAGCGCTAAAAAGGCTTGAAACCGATCGTGAATCCTACAGCAAGAAAGAATCAGCGCTATACAAGGCCTATCAATTTTTGCAGCAAATACGCTCGCGCAAAGAAATGCTGGAAGCGATGCAGGAGGATTATTCCGGATTTTTCCAAGGGGTTAAAGAGATATTAAAGGCAAGAGACCGTTTCAGCGGAATTCACGGAGCTATCGCCGAGCTTCTAAAAACGGAAAAAGAATATGAAACGGCCATTGAAATAGCGCTGGGGGCTGCTTCGCAGCACATTGTGACTGAGGATGAAAAAATAGCACGATCCGGTATCGCCTATCTTAAGCAAAACTCTTTCGGGCGGGCTACTTTCCTGCCGCTTTCGGTTATGAAAAGCAGAAAGATCAGCAATGCCGACAAAATGAAGCTCTCAGAACATTCTTCTTTTGTCGGCATTGCATCCGAACTCTCTATATATGATTCCCGCTATACGGCCGTCATGGAAAATCTTCTTGGCGCAGTCATTGTAGCAAGGGATCTAAAGGGAGCAAATGAATTGTCAAGAATCCTTCAATTCAGATACCGAATTGTTACGCTTGAAGGCGACGTCGTCAATCCGGGTGGATCAATGACAGGTGGTGCGGTTAAGCAAAAAACCGGATCCCTCCTGAGCCGGAACCGCGAATTAGAAGCCATCTCAGTCCAGCTGAAGGAAATGGAAACCAAGACAGACGAGCTTGAACGAGATGTAAAAAAACGGAAAGCTCTTTTACAGGAACAAGAACAGCAAATTGAGGAGCTCAGAAAAGCGGGAGATATGCTCCGCGTCAGTTTAAATAACGTCCAAACCGCTGTAAAAGAGGCGGAATGGAAAGAGAAAAATGTAAATGATCATCTTTCTATCTATGATGCTGAAAAGGAATCGTTCGATCAGGAACAGCAGAAAAATGAGGCGCGTTTAACTGAACTTAAAGGCTTAATCGAAAAGACAGCAGACAAGCTGCAGCAAATGGACGAAGAAATAAGCAAACTTTCATCGCTAAAAAACACGCAGCAGGAATCAAGAGCAGGGCTTCAGCAGGAGCTGACTGAGCTCAAGATTATTCTGGCGGGCAAGCAGCAGTCCTTTGAGAACGTTTCAGAAAAAGCCGGCCGGTTAAAAGAAGAGCATATCGAGAGTGCGAGAAGACTGAAGGAAGCAGAGGAAGATCTGTCACTTTTGACAACTGAAGTCAGCTCAAATACAAGCGGTGAACAGACCCTTGCCAATGCTTCAGCAGAGAAACTGAACGAAAAGAATAAAACAATCGAAATGATCGCTGAAAAAAGATCTGAGCGTTCAAACCTGCAGCAAAAGCTGGAAAACATGGAGCATGAGCTGAAGGAAAGCTCACGCATTCATAAGCAGATGTCCGACTGGATAAAAGATGAGGAGTTAAAAATCACCCGTCTTGATATCGAGCTTGATAATAAGCTGAACCATCTGCGCCAGGAATACCTGCTTACATTTGAACGTGCAAAAGAGAGATACGAACTATTGCTTGAACCGGAAGAAGCAAGGAGAAAAGTGAAACTGATCAAGCGGGGCATCGAAGAGCTCGGTACGGTAAATCTCGGTGCAATCGATGAATATGAACGGGTGTCAGAACGCTATCAATTCCTCCATGATCAGCGGGAAGACCTCCTGGAGGCTAAGAATACGCTCCACCAGGTTATTGATGAAATGGATGGAGAGATGAAACGGAGATTCTCCGCAACCTTCGAGCAGATCCGTTCCCATTTCGAGTCTGTCTTCCAAGCTTTGTTTGGAGGCGGAAGGGCTGAGCTGAGGCTATCAGATCCGGAAGATCTTCTGAATACCGGTGTGGATATTGTTGCTCAGCCTCCCGGAAAAAAACTGCAGAATCTTAGTCTGCTGTCAGGAGGCGAAAGAGCGCTCACTGCGATTGCACTTCTATTCTCTATATTAAAAGTCAGACCGGTGCCTTTCTGTATTCTTGATGAGGTCGAAGCAGCACTTGATGAAGCAAATGTATACCGGTTTGCCCAGTATTTGAAACAATTCAGCGAGCAGACTCAATTCATTGTCATTACCCATCGCAAAGGGACGATGGAAGAATGTGATGTGCTCTATGGAGTTACAATGCAGGAATCGGGAATATCCAAGCTCGTATCTGTCAGATTGGAAGATTCTAAAGAATTTGCCACAACAAAGTGA
- the rpsP gene encoding 30S ribosomal protein S16 — protein MAVKIRLKRMGAKKSPFYRIVVADSRSPRDGRFIETVGTYNPVAQPAEVKIDEALALQWMQNGAKPSDTVRNLFSAQGIMEKFHNSKLNK, from the coding sequence ATGGCAGTAAAAATTCGTTTGAAACGCATGGGAGCAAAAAAATCTCCTTTTTATCGTATCGTAGTAGCAGATTCCCGTTCTCCTCGTGATGGACGTTTCATTGAAACAGTTGGAACTTACAATCCTGTAGCTCAGCCTGCAGAAGTGAAAATTGATGAAGCTTTGGCTCTTCAATGGATGCAAAACGGTGCAAAACCATCTGATACGGTTCGTAACCTGTTCTCAGCTCAAGGAATCATGGAGAAATTCCATAATTCTAAATTGAACAAGTAA
- the ftsY gene encoding signal recognition particle-docking protein FtsY — protein MSFFKKLKESITKQSDTVSNKFKDGLTKTRSNFSTRVNELVSRFRKVDEEFFEELEEILIGADVGVATVMDLIEELKTEVKVRNIQDPLEVRDVISEKLVEIYDDGKESSTALNIKENQLNVILVVGVNGVGKTTTIGKLANKFKNEGKSVVLAAGDTFRAGAIEQLEVWGQRTGTAVIKQSAGSDPAAVMFDAVQAAKARKADILICDTAGRLQNKVNLMNELEKVKRVIEREIPGAPHEVLLVLDATTGQNAMSQAKQFSQSTNVTGIVLTKLDGTAKGGIVLAIRNELEIPVKFVGLGEKIDDLQEFNAQQYVYGLFADLVEEA, from the coding sequence ATGAGCTTTTTTAAAAAGTTGAAAGAGAGCATTACGAAGCAGTCTGATACCGTTTCTAATAAGTTTAAAGATGGACTAACTAAAACAAGGTCCAATTTTTCCACAAGAGTAAACGAACTAGTCTCCCGCTTCAGAAAAGTAGACGAGGAATTTTTTGAAGAGCTGGAGGAAATTCTAATCGGTGCCGATGTAGGGGTTGCGACCGTCATGGATTTAATTGAAGAACTGAAGACTGAGGTTAAGGTCCGCAACATTCAGGATCCCCTCGAAGTTCGAGACGTAATTTCAGAAAAGCTTGTCGAAATATATGACGATGGAAAAGAATCCTCCACCGCCCTGAATATAAAAGAAAACCAGCTGAATGTTATTTTAGTTGTAGGTGTAAATGGAGTGGGGAAGACAACGACGATCGGCAAACTCGCCAACAAATTCAAAAATGAAGGCAAATCCGTCGTCCTTGCGGCTGGAGATACGTTCCGTGCAGGTGCAATCGAGCAGCTTGAAGTGTGGGGGCAGCGAACAGGAACTGCAGTCATCAAGCAATCAGCAGGATCCGACCCCGCAGCAGTTATGTTTGATGCCGTACAGGCTGCCAAAGCAAGAAAAGCAGATATTCTTATTTGTGATACAGCAGGACGCCTTCAAAACAAAGTGAACTTAATGAACGAGCTTGAAAAAGTAAAGCGCGTAATCGAACGGGAAATTCCAGGTGCTCCTCATGAGGTGCTGCTCGTCCTTGATGCAACGACAGGCCAAAACGCCATGAGCCAGGCCAAGCAGTTTTCTCAATCTACCAACGTAACAGGAATTGTCCTGACCAAGCTCGATGGAACCGCAAAAGGAGGCATCGTCCTCGCCATCCGCAATGAACTGGAGATTCCTGTCAAGTTCGTAGGGCTCGGAGAAAAAATAGACGACCTCCAGGAATTCAACGCACAGCAATATGTATACGGTCTGTTCGCTGATTTGGTAGAGGAAGCATAA
- a CDS encoding putative DNA-binding protein has product MILEKTTRMNYLFDFYQSLLTSKQKSYMSLYYLDDYSLGEIAEEYSVSRQAVYDNIKRTEAMLEQYEEKLLLLHKFQKRNAIMKQLKELASETEREGQLLDLFEALDNLE; this is encoded by the coding sequence GTGATTTTAGAAAAAACGACGCGGATGAATTACCTCTTTGATTTTTACCAGTCACTGCTTACATCGAAGCAGAAGAGCTATATGTCTCTTTATTATCTCGATGATTATTCCCTCGGTGAAATTGCCGAAGAGTACAGCGTCAGCAGACAGGCCGTTTATGATAACATTAAACGGACGGAAGCGATGCTTGAGCAATACGAAGAAAAGCTGCTGCTGCTTCATAAGTTTCAGAAGCGCAATGCAATTATGAAACAGCTTAAGGAACTTGCGTCTGAAACCGAGCGCGAAGGACAGCTGCTGGATCTTTTTGAAGCGCTGGATAATTTGGAATAA